The window ttgtCATCGGTTTGgtcatttagaaaaaaaagtcaagtaataaaaacatattatataataataataataatagtaaaacaAAACCAATCTATAAGCATGCTTACAGTTTCACGTGCATCATTTTGTTGATGGAGTCAAAATTTGACGCAAGAAccatttaatttaagaaaaaaagccTCGAATCTTATTCACCGAATCACAGTTGTATGTAGTCTAAAAAGTTGGCGGAATATAACTCTGTTGTGTGCAGTGGTCTCTGACAAGGGAATAATAGTCTCACATACATTCACAAAAACCTGAGCTTTATTGCGTTGTTGTTGCTGTAGATGGAGAAGGGTAGAACCGTGGTGGTGTCCGCTCTGCAGTTTGCTTGCACCGATGATGTCTCAACAAATGTCGCCACCGCCGAGAGGTAACAATTTCACCTCTTTTCCTTATTTTCCCactttcaatttcaattcatATCGGGTTGTTCGCCCTTGCAACCCCAATTCCATGCTCTCAATCCTGAACTCTGTGACGAGGGTCACTATTTTATGAGCTGCCCAGGTTAAAAGATTTCATTTTTTGATCTTCAGTTTTTCTTCCCTAATTATTGTTTAAGTATATAAGATAATTTGTAGACTAATCAGTGgcagaaatgaaaaaattatatcattctATGCATGTTATGTGATGCTTTTTGGCTCTTGTGCAGGCTAGTTAGAGCTGCACATAAACAGGGTGCGAACATCATTCTTATTCAGGTGTGCATATTTAAAACCTTGGACGCCCTTCCCTGCCAATGCTTCCCACTTGTGTTACATATCAATTATAGAATATCTTATTCCATACAATCTTTTGTTGACTTCTTCTATTGCTTGATAAGGTTAACGTCAAGTAGGATATGTGCATAATGGATTCTATGTGTATTTTTCATTCAATGGGATTCAAAACCATATGATTATTTGATCAAAACTTTTAACTAAAAGCAATCGTGTTTTAAGGAAAATGAGGAGGTGCAACCTCCAATATAGCAATGCAAATATTGAGGTTGTGGGTTAGAAGCATAAATCTGGTTAGGTTACCAATTTACTTTAAGACTACTTcccttgatttttaatttactaagtaGATTGCATAAAACCATTTTTGTGatgatatttcttttatataactattttttttaccatgaatAATACAATACTATATTACAAGACTATGAGAGAATCTGTTAGACAGGAAGCAGAATTGCTCTTCTGCAATATGCTTCTGTAAAATGGAATTTGGAATACATTTGACTAAATTACAGTTCTACTTCTGCattatttattaatcaaataaGCACTGCTTGCTTACACTAAATATCTGGCAATCTAGCATTGATTTCTTAATTATGCTGATGGTTCTTGACTGTAATTGCTGACACTGACAGAATATTTTTGCTggaattttatttatctttaaaactACTGACTGAAAAATGGGATTTTTATGACTTTTGATGttcatatagaaaaataaaaatagattccTTAGCCTATCATTGTAGAGATAGTAATTTTACTGGACTCGTTAATTCAGATGGAAAACCCTGATTGCTTGCGTGTTTGGATCATATTAATGACATTTGACTAATTTCAGGAACTCTTTGAAGGTTATTACTTCTGTCAGGCACAGAGAGAGGAGTTCATTCAAAGAGCTAAGCCACATAAGGACCATCCCACAATCCTCaggtaaaataattgaaaaagtaGCTTCTGTAATCTGCTTCTTAGTCACTGCTTGCATGCCACTCAATGGACTGGAACCATATTATGCTGCTGTAAGGGACAGTGGAAccatattattcttttttgaaTGTTCATGATGCAGAATGCAGAAACTTGCAAAAGAGTTAGGTGTAGTTATACCAGTTAGCTTCTTCGAGGAGGCAAACAATGCACATTATAATTCAACAGCCATAATTGATGCTGATGGAACTGATCTTGGGATTTATAGAAAGTCTCATATTCCGGATGGACCAGGTATACAATATTCAGGCCATTTATATGTCATTTAGTATATCTACATCCCAACTCATCAAACAATCTCCCCTACAGGTTACGAGGAAAAGTTCTATTTTAATCCAGGTGACACTGGATTTAAGGTGGGTGCTTAAGATAGCCTTCATTGATATTCACTGCTTTGAATAACCTTGCttttatgggttttttttttaatgattggaGAGCATAGTGTAACATTGAGGCTTTTGCTGAACAGGTTTTCCAGACTAAATTTGCAAAAGTTGGAGTTGGTAAGAACTTATAATTACTATAACTGCATTCTGTTCTTTTTGCCTGCACTCAAAACTTCATTTAGTGTGGttgtagaaaagaaaaatgttgaatctatcaaaaaatattttcccgATTTTGATTTTCGCTTTGCTCAagcaaccaaacacattttggaagctgcatttttcatttttcttccagATAGGAaactgaacaattttttttaactattttaattaattttcatgtcAGCTATTTGCTGGGATCAGTGGTTTCCTGAGGCAGCCCGAGCAATGGTGCTTCAAGGTGCTGAGATTCTATTTTATCCTACCGCTATTGGGTCTGAACCTCATGATGGAAGCATTGACTCTCGTGACCATTGGAAACGAGTAATGCAAGGACATGCTGGGGCCAATTTGGTATGTTTTGTACACAAGCTAATAGTTACCCATCCAcatattatcatttataatgTGTATCTATAAGGTGCATATCTTGCTATCTCTTTCttatatgtgtgtatatatgcCATGCTCACAGTTGTTTCTATTTCTTAATCTTGAACTCCTTCAGCATTAGTTGTTGGCTAAAAAATTCCAAGATTTACTATGCTAAAGTTTGTATTAGAGAAAAGGAAATTTACTGTTtgatcatctttttttttctttttataaatatcaaGGGTTTAACCACTTGTGTAAACATTAATGTTTAAACTTTCCAacatatttgatcaaataatttTGGAAAATGCAGGTACCACTTGTGGCTTCAAATAGGATAGGAAAGGAGATTATTGAGACTGAGCATGGAAAAAGTGAGATAACATTTTATGGAAACTCCTTCATAGCAGGTAACTTTTGtgaattgttttcttttcagCACAGAAGCACACCTTACTCGTTTGACCAGTGTGGGAAAACCCTTCATTTAAAAGATGATATACGTTTTCCACATTCATCTCAACCTTGACCAATTTTTTTCTTGCTGTGTAGCATTCCCCCCtccctcctcctcctcatctttttcttaattgaattgaattttttcttcattcttctaaCACTAGGGAATATTTAGTTGCTGGCATAACTTCTCTGTTtctatttttgtcttttctatCAACATGTAGGACCTACTGGAGAAATTGTTTCAATTGCTGATGATAAAGAGGAAGCTGTTCTTATTGCTCAATTTGATTTGGACAATATCAAATCCATGAGGCATTGCTGGGGTGTATTCCGTGATAGGCGTCCTGATCTATATAAGGTGCTTTTAACATTAGATGGCAACAATCCCGTCCAATGATAGATAAACATCTTACCTTGTAACTGTTATAGAATTATACCTGGAATGGTTTAAGCCTTTACAAACTTCCAGAGCGTTTATCACTCACCAAGAAGGCAAGAACAAGGTACAACGCAAGAATATCATCTGCTTATTCcatgcaatttaataaatatgtggAATTAATGATCAATCAGCTAAGTAACTTGATGTTTTGTAGTGCTCTTATTCATAAACAATTCATCTGAATCATTTGACACCATGTATGAACATTGTATTTCATTTTATGCTATTTCGACACCGAAGTTTTCTGTAGTGTTCTAAATTTGCTGTTTGCTTCGGGAAGTGATTTGTTCTGTGTTTATATAGATCATtcctgtaatttttttaaagcatatTTGGCTGAGCTATTGTGACACATTAAGATATAGCTGTTGTAGACTTAGGTAGTATTTGGTTTACAGACagaacaaaattaaatgttttgcatttttttttgttttcttagaatTTTGGTAAGATTCAACTTAACTTCAAAAGTTAGCTCACCAGGTAGGAATTATCTCTCACTTATGTACACTATTTTAGTCATATTACTTACTTATTAATGGTCTAACTTAATACTAACAGTTCATGAGATGAGAATTACCTATCAGGTAGATATATTATTTTAGCtatattactagttaatttagGATCTCAAACAggtttaatcttttttaatataaacaaaaatgtaataaattttaatccaatGTCATGTTcccatctattttttaaatgtataaaaacagtaaaacttgtattatattatatttgcttAATTGTAAAAATAGTCTCCATATTTATCTCAATTTACTTAATTGGTCTCCTTGTAATTTAATTCACTAATTTAATCCCTTGTTTTAACGTCCAATAGGATTATGATATGTGACAGTCAACGTTACCTATTAACagtcaacattcaatttcaggGTTGAGAACTCAAATAGTcagattgaaaaaaataggagaactatttttgtaattaagccTATTATATTCACCATAAATATCTAACCACAATTGTTGCTCAGAATGTACATAGCTTTCAGAAGAGGAAAACATGTTATTTCTTCAAGTCCTCCAAGCAGCCCAGAACACTTAATTGGGCGGTATGTGAGAAAAACATAAACATACACCCTCgctaatacttttttttttttattagttgaaatttgttagaaattataaaagtgTATAGGTCTCTCATTGAATGAatctttttcataattttgtagttttaattaatgaagagtgtattaaataaaatatgtccAAGAGTATGTTACTAGTATTATGAGAAAAATATGCTCTTCTCCCTCTAgatatcttttatataaaatgctTGATGATGGGATCAAATTATTAGAAGTAATGTCTCATTTGAccatgaacacataaaacatctcTTCGAAGTCGCAATTGCTGCAGTAGTGCGGGTGGTTCATCAACTTCGAGAGGAAATGATGTACGACTGTAAAAAAACAAGGGAAAGCAAGAAAGCATCAATGAATTATTTTGAACCATtggatttaattaaaatagatgACTAAGATAAAGAATAACTTTACAAATTTACTCCTGAACTATGGTTAGAAATATAGGTCTCTCATTAGATGAatctttttcataattttgtagttttaattaatgaagagtgtattaaataaaatatgtccAAGAGTATGTTACTAGTATTATGAGAAAAATATGCTCTTCTCCCTCTAgatatcttttatataaaatacttGATGATGGGATCAaattgttagaattaatgtctcatgagGGACAGACATGTGTAACTTATatagggactaataaataaataattaataattaagaattaaattctaattaggttaaataaattttttttgtagaaaCAATGGTGTTTGATGAGAATACCGGTTATAAAAAGGTGAATACTCACTAACTTGAAATAAGGTCGTTTTCTTGACAGAATCTAACTCCTATAAAGAATAGTCAaggaattaaaattttgttttcctcACCTCTCTTAGAATCAAAGTAGACTGAAAAGAAGCTTCATTATGAAAAAAGATACgtattatttatctattatttatgaGAATTATATGTTTTAAGATGATGTTGATTTCCTATAATTGTTAATATAGACAATCCTTTGAGATTTATGCAaaatttacacacaaaaaaggGATAAAAAGGGGCCTGAGAGATATTTGGTGGAGCTTTGTACTATTCCCCCCCTCCCCCCTGCCTTTCgtgcaaaaagaaaaggatgatACTTgcttcattcaattttttttagaatacttttttcacaatttatttttctttttatttctcttcattaTATTACgtacttcatctttttttcttttcttttccttttttatctctttttttttaagatatattgTGAGAAAATGTTGTCAAAATAGCATTACTCAGAAGAAAAACATCTTAAACGTTCCGTGAATATTCTTTCCtttgttctatttttataatacatGACTTGGTCCCTCGTCGTTACAGCAAATTTGGTTTGACTATATGCAAAGGAGGAATGAGCTAACAGTgtattgttaatatatattttcattattcgttataattttttgaaacttatgaaataatatgaatatcattttacattttgtaaattttaataaatataaactaaaacgttgtaaaaaaaaatgaatactttGTCATTACATTTACAATATTTGTATAAGCGATAATCTCACATAATGATATTATGTATGTAATTTGTGCATTAAATCATTGCCAACATTACATtatattcacaattttttttgtctaaaatacCATGGCCCTGGATCGCATATTAAATGCTCTTATCTTGGtgcccttttcttcttttttgtgcgTCGTGTCTCTTTCAGAATCTTATCTCTGTTACTACGATTATGGGTTCTGATTTATTCCTAGATTATCCTACTTTCCCTTGGTTTTCATCTCTTCGTATTTTCTGTGTTAAGAAAAAGTGCTTCACGCGTTGCATTACTCAAAATGTGTCATTGCTATTTGCTAACCTCGATTCAACCCTCCCTGGCCATCATCAAATATTTGCTTAGGACTTTGTGCTCGTATATTTGATTAGGATGAAAGAATGTAATGGTACTATGAAAGCTTAATTTCCAGAATATGATTTACTCGTCTTAAAAAGAATGTTATCATTGGAGTTCTAGTGTATTGAGATTAGTAAGACCATAAACTGGTATATGAAATGAACTTTGACGGAAAACTACTGGGTTGAAAAATTGGAACCAAATATTAAATGTTACAGCTCAATTGATTGATGGAACAGTACGAACAAATGAACATGAACATGCAAGTTCAATTCATAGAGCTGTGCCACGTGTAATAATAGTAGTGTACCCTTTTTTATAGCTTAAAGATACTCAGATAGCATGCATCTACCTTGTCTCCCTCTTACTTCTTGTTGGTCTCACGTGAAAGTCCCCGAATTTCCACTTcccatcataactaagaaacatacataataaaatagaCCTGACTCGTTTAGAAAGGATGTAAGCTGGAGGTGTCGGATAAGGaagagttaattttattttattttcttaaaaatattttgagagaTTTACTCAAACAGGTCCCTTTGTCATTGACAGATTATTGCAATTTTCTGGTTAGTCCACTAATTTTGGAACACACcacaaaactcttttttttttttttacaaaatatttagaTTATGAGTAGACActtcttctaagttctaacaagGTCAGAAAAAGATCACTAACAGCAACGAAAATTTATAGCAAGATTTACAATATGCTTATCAATACAAGTCTGAGAATCAAGTTTAAGTCACAGTTGATGTGAATGAAAACTCGATCAGAGGTGTCAACTCCTGTTTCGATCAGACAAAATCTTGAAAAGTTAAGAGACAAAAGCCAACATATTAAAGAAAAGATACAAAAGCACAACAGtgcttagtttttatttttttttcttctcttatttttgTAAATCTTCCTTAGCATTCAAATTCTCTGCACTTTCATCAAGTGAGTGGCTAGTCATCACTTGAGCATCaatctcattttcttcatgATCTTTCACACATCATCATTTTCCTCTCCcatgttttcttcttcctcctcctcatccATAGTTTCTACACCAACatgatcatcatcttcttcttcttcttctatagGTTCCTCCTCAGGATGAACAAAATGCAGCTTCAGCCTTCCATCCTCTCTACAAGCATGCAAGAACTCGTGTGTAGGAATCCTTATCTCTTCAAGAACAAACCTCCCTTCACTTCTGTAGGATCTGAAACAAACCCAAGGCTTCCCACTCCTCCCTATGCATGAAATTGGAGGAGGGTACTCACTTACCCTTGAAGTCGCATACTTTTTGACGCCCTCTTTCTCCTTATACACTCCACAACTCTCACTCATTTCATCCTTGAAGTCTTCAACATCATCAGAGCTCTCAAAGCCAAGACCCTCAGTGCAAAGGTGCAAGCTCTCAGAACTCAAGGATGAGAAGCTGTCACTACTCTTGTGCCTGTTGGTGTTGTTTGTTATCTcagttgatgatgatgatgaagtagAAACGTGGGGAGTGAATGATGAAGATATAGGACTCTCCTTGAAATGAAGTTCTCCAAATATTTCAGTGAAGGAGTGGGTTTGGTCTGTGGGTTTTAGGGGTTTTATTTGGTTCCATGAGAGGGATTCAAGCAGGGTTGGCTTTTCTGGCAAAAGGGTGTCGAAGATGTGATGCAGGCTCCCACATGTTGCCATGCCCTTCTTGCTAGCCAGTGTTGGTGCTTTGTGTAGAACTAAACACGGAGAGAAAGGAATAGGTTGTTGTTAGTGCTAACTTTTGGTAGTTGAGAGATAGGGGAAAAGAGCAAAGAGACACGAAAATAGcatgagatgaaaaaaaatcaaggggAAGATGCTGTTATATATATGCAGTAGGAGGCTCTGATCTATAGTATCTTGTTTTTTTCTGTTGGCGTGGCTTATAAATGGCCAACGGATGCTTATGCTTACGTAGCTTAGCCAGGATTTGTTGTTGGCCATATAAAAGTCCTAGGTAACTATATGCAGGTTAGAtttatcttaatatttattGTCACTTAATTATACTTTATACATGAGGTAatcagtgataaaaaaaattgcacggAATATTTAAGAAAGTTGTAtatctttttcttatattataggTATTTTTTTGGGAGACAATCGGTATATTTAAGATCTAAATTTGAAGTTGTTAACTAATTCCCACatttagtaataaaatttatctaaactcattattattcattatccacaataaataaaaaaattataaaaaattagggTAAATTGATTTCTTAAGCATCACGTTAATCCGATCCTATTTAGTATACCATGTATTCTTAAAGTTGTCTAGGTACTCTCGATCACCCTTACTAAAAGGGCTTCCAATCTGAAAGTTACCTTTACACACGGTCATGGAAATGACTTGATGACTTGGTATCTTCTTCCAAAACATTGACCCAGTCTTGGGTGTAAATATAATACACGGATTGCATCAGGCAACAAATGTTTCAACTTTCTAGGCTTCTACCtaaatacataaaagaaaagggtataatcattaatttgtcaGTGAAGATGAATACATAAAAATGGTATAACCAAGAGCTTGCCTGTGCAGATGGCACTCCAATTGGATGTTCCTTTTGGGGAAGGAAACAAGGGAGACAGGACCATAACAACTTTCTTTGGTTTGAGGGGCAAATTTTGAGCAATGATTCGATCCTACCATGGTGCTGTCCAGAGTACAATGATGTGAACGTGGAGACTACTTGCACTCCTACACTTACAGCCACATCCTTCTCTAAAATCTTCTAAAATTCTAACACATCTGAATGTGAGTACACGTTCAATTAACCGTTTTCACTTGTTGTAACTGTCCAAGTGGCTCTGCTAGTTTGAACATTGCAGGCAACGTGGCATGCTTGTATGCAAGTGTCTCGTGACCCTTGGTACCACATTATCTAATTTatatgctgataaaaaaaaaaggtctaaTTTGCATTGGTTAAAGACTAAAGTAGTTATGCTTTTTGAGGACATGCCCACCAAAACTTAGTTTATACGGTATTATCTTGCACAAATTATCCTTAAGATGAATCTATTTTGGAGTTTGTACTctcataaattttgttttataggAAATTAGCAATGGACTAGTAATCTAAATTTGGAATCCTTACCTATCAAATATTACTAAGTGTCATCAAACACTACAGTCCCATTCAGCTTTTCTGGACTAGGAGGATAAGGCTAGTAGCTAGTCTACAGAATAGAATTGCAACAAACCAAGAACTTATGCATGCATAGCTTCAAGTTCCACAATTCCCACTTCCACTTGTGATCATAATTTATCATTGGTGGAAAGAGGGAGTGGAATATTCGATTGAGTCCTTTAAACTTGCCGACTCCTTTCTAGGAAAATGGTTGTGGTTCTCCGTTATCCCTCCCTTTCATTGCCTTGTCCCATTATATTATAGAAATGTACATACAATTAGCCCATAGATGCGTTTTGGTGGGAAAAATAGCTTGCAACGTTTTCTTTAAAGTTTGATAGTTTTGTTGTGGCTTTCATTTCTCTTGAGATTTCCCACCTCCATAAAACATCTTGTCATTGGTCTACCTTTGTGGACCTGATGCCTCCCAAATCAATCATACAATACTTCTTTTTTCCATAAAAGTTTGTATTGAAGTTCTATGGCCACTACTATTATGGTCCAAGGGAAAAAGGTTCCACTTCTACCTAAACGCGTAGCATGTCTCATTGCTATCATCTGAGCAATGCAAGTTTATGTCAAAACTTATTGGACCATGCATACGCTGGCAGGAAACCAAAATTGTAGAGTAAGGATCCAAAAGACCCTTCAAAAGTGCAACAGAAGATGAATTTATTATTAAGGAATAATTATGAACACAAGTAAACACACAGGGAATGAGATTTCATTACAATGTTAGTGTGGTCAACTGATCATAGTACTATTCTTGAAATCATATAAGTTAAACaaacaaagggaaaaaaaacaacataaagGACCACTTCACAAACCTCCCCTAGCGATTTGCAACTTGGGACATAAATAAACTTACAATGCCACAATGTCAAATAATCAATTTACATTTCAGTGCTCCTTCTGTTCTTCACATCCACGCTTTGATCTGTTCATGTCTTGAATCTATGTGGCTTAAActcccaatttttttatttttttttctcaaccgGCCCTATTTGATGAATCACAGGTTGCTGCCTCTTGTCTTTTTGGACTCTTTTCTAGCATTTGACTTACTTGATTGGCCAGTTTTACTCTTCCCCATGTTTCCTACGGGTGGAAACTCACAATACAAATCCTCATTGGAAACAAGATTCTCAGAAGAGTTTGTCAAACTGCCAGGCTCTGCTCTAGTGGAGTTGTTTTGGAGTGATTCAGGGGAACGATCTAAGGCAGTTTTCTCTAAAACAAAGTTTTCTTGAGCCTCTTTATTTTCTGCTGGAGTATCTTGCTGGAAGGACTCCAAAAGTGAATGGTTTTCATTATCAACAGAAGGTTGCAAATAAAATCTAGGATAAGATTCTACCACAGAATCCTTTCTTTCCCGTACTGTCCTTAATATAAGTGTCTTCAAGAAGTTCATTACTTGAACTGCATACATCAATGCAGATATAGGGTCTGCCATCTGCAATCAGAAAGGCCAAATACTTTCGTTGACTCAAAACGGTCAAACCTAATATCAGATAGAACAACTATCACATTGGCATCTTTATTTACTCTTGGGAAAACATAGCATAGTAAAGACTTCACTAAAGGTGAAAATATTGTCAAGACAAGTAGTGCAGAAAAGATTTCCTGAGAAAAGAAAACTTCAATTGGATTTCAAAAGATTCCCATATGCAATTTAGTaaagtagaaaatgaaaatatatagcaCTTGTGTGGCACATCTTTTCTTCCTTGCAATCActtgagaatgaaaaaaaatggaagcacACCTGAGTCATGTTTGGTGCAAAAACCATGGCAACGTTATGCGCATTCATCTTATTTACATTTTCATGTTGGACAACATCAGCCATCAGATTGATGGCCCAGTCCAAGAGTGAAGCTTCAGTATGAGGTAGATGTCTCACTAGTTCAGCACATTCATCCTCAGTCTGGCATTGCATTACTTGCTCCGGAGATAATGAATCCAGAATGCCTGTAGGAAGTTCCCTAAACCAAGCCTTGAAAAATACAAGAATATCAAAATAGTATGGAATATAACATTATGCATTCCCTTTACACCAAGGCAAAAGCACAAAGAATAGATTGTAAGCAGCAGCTACAAATTAAAGCAATGTTTGTAGCATTTACCTTATATTCCTTCA of the Glycine max cultivar Williams 82 chromosome 13, Glycine_max_v4.0, whole genome shotgun sequence genome contains:
- the LOC100785492 gene encoding N-carbamoylputrescine amidase yields the protein MEKGRTVVVSALQFACTDDVSTNVATAERLVRAAHKQGANIILIQELFEGYYFCQAQREEFIQRAKPHKDHPTILRMQKLAKELGVVIPVSFFEEANNAHYNSTAIIDADGTDLGIYRKSHIPDGPGYEEKFYFNPGDTGFKVFQTKFAKVGVAICWDQWFPEAARAMVLQGAEILFYPTAIGSEPHDGSIDSRDHWKRVMQGHAGANLVPLVASNRIGKEIIETEHGKSEITFYGNSFIAGPTGEIVSIADDKEEAVLIAQFDLDNIKSMRHCWGVFRDRRPDLYKVLLTLDGNNPVQ
- the LOC102660459 gene encoding protein FANTASTIC FOUR 3, producing the protein MATCGSLHHIFDTLLPEKPTLLESLSWNQIKPLKPTDQTHSFTEIFGELHFKESPISSSFTPHVSTSSSSSTEITNNTNRHKSSDSFSSLSSESLHLCTEGLGFESSDDVEDFKDEMSESCGVYKEKEGVKKYATSRVSEYPPPISCIGRSGKPWVCFRSYRSEGRFVLEEIRIPTHEFLHACREDGRLKLHFVHPEEEPIEEEEEDDDHVGVETMDEEEEEENMGEENDDV
- the LOC100798012 gene encoding rho GTPase-activating protein 5; this translates as MTEVLHSSSPPHFVASSSPPTKTRTTTTTTTTSSFSSHNNAFLLRPLLALLLTLLRKSFQLSRRNICSIIMNIGSPTNVRHVAHVTFDRFNGFLGLPVEFEPEVPRRPPSASASVFGVSTESMQLSHDSRGNSVPTILLLMQKHLYVQGGLQVEGIFRINADNGQEEHARDQLNLGVVPEGIDVHCLAGLIKAWFRELPTGILDSLSPEQVMQCQTEDECAELVRHLPHTEASLLDWAINLMADVVQHENVNKMNAHNVAMVFAPNMTQMADPISALMYAVQVMNFLKTLILRTVRERKDSVVESYPRFYLQPSVDNENHSLLESFQQDTPAENKEAQENFVLEKTALDRSPESLQNNSTRAEPGSLTNSSENLVSNEDLYCEFPPVGNMGKSKTGQSSKSNARKESKKTRGSNL